A region of Vitis vinifera cultivar Pinot Noir 40024 chromosome 13, ASM3070453v1 DNA encodes the following proteins:
- the LOC100256418 gene encoding uncharacterized protein LOC100256418 isoform X1: MEEMAVAGTVASTGFNRADMRSLAFQILTGRWLMVFAAILVMFAAASATSMFGLYSSAIKAALGYDQTTLNLLGFFKDLGANVGVLSGLINEVTPPWVVLSMGAAMNLFGYLMIWLAVSGKMAKPRVWHMCLYICIGSNSQAFATTGALVTCVKNFPENRGAVLGILKGYQGALTGAIITQMYHAFYRNDATALILFVAWLPAAVSLGFLPAIRIMKVDQRRNELKVFYNFLYISLGLAGFLMIIIIVEKQMKFTQSEYGGSVAVVLFLLFLPLALVIKEEFDLWKTKKQALNEPSQLNIITERLNAEDKDASSPPPSPPPMSAAATSSRNQLPSPQKQNSCLSNVFRPPKRGEDYTILQALFSFDMFLLFLATICGVGGTLTAIDNLGQIGTSLGYPTDSLSTFISLMSIWNYLGRVVAGFVSEIFLTKYKFPRPLMLALVQLLACAGHLLMAFNVHNALYLAWMIIGFCFGAQWPLLFAIISEIFGLKYYSTLYNFGSVASPIGSYLLNVRVAGYLYDKEAERQMAATGSHRKRGEELTCIGAECFKLAFLIIAGVTFFGTLASFILVLRTRKFYRSDIYKKFRE; the protein is encoded by the coding sequence ATGGAGGAAATGGCGGTTGCAGGAACTGTGGCCAGTACTGGTTTTAATCGGGCTGACATGAGGAGTCTAGCCTTCCAAATCCTCACCGGCCGGTGGTTGATGGTGTTTGCAGCAATTCTTGTCATGTTTGCGGCTGCTTCAGCGACTTCCATGTTCGGCCTCTACTCAAGCGCAATCAAAGCCGCTCTGGGATATGATCAAACTACCCTCAATTTGCTCGGCTTTTTCAAGGACTTGGGAGCAAATGTTGGGGTTCTTTCTGGCCTCATCAATGAGGTCACACCACCATGGGTTGTGCTATCAATGGGTGCGGCTATGAATCTTTTCGGCTACTTAATGATATGGCTTGCAGTGTCGGGAAAAATGGCCAAACCCCGGGTCTGGCACATGTGTCTCTACATATGCATTGGCTCGAATTCTCAGGCTTTTGCCACCACTGGAGCACTTGTCACCTGCGTGAAGAACTTCCCTGAGAACCGAGGTGCGGTTTTGGGGATATTGAAGGGGTATCAGGGGGCACTAACTGGTGCAATTATCACACAGATGTACCATGCTTTCTATCGCAATGATGCAACGGCTCTCATTTTGTTTGTAGCTTGGCTTCCTGCAGCTGTATCTTTGGGGTTTCTTCCTGCTATTCGAATCATGAAGGTGGATCAGCGGAGAAATGAGCTCAAGGTCTTTTATAATTTCCTTTATATCTCTCTTGGCCTCGCAGGATTTCTCATGATTATAATTATAGTAGAGAAACAGATGAAGTTCACTCAGAGTGAATATGGTGGAAGCGTGGCTGTTGTCCTTTTCTTGCTCTTTCTTCCACTTGCTCTTGTTATAAAAGAAGAATTCGATCTTTGGAAGACGAAGAAACAAGCCCTGAATGAGCCTTCCCAGTTGAATATCATCACAGAGAGGTTGAATGCTGAGGATAAAGATGCTTCTTCACCTCCACCATCGCCACCACCTATGTCTGCAGCTGCAACAAGTTCACGCAACCAGTTACCCAGTCCACAGAAGCAAAATTCTTGTCTATCAAATGTTTTCCGACCACCCAAGAGAGGGGAGGACTACACCATACTTCAAGCCCTTTTCAGCTTCGACATGTTTCTTCTATTCTTAGCTACGATTTGTGGTGTTGGAGGGACTTTAACAGCAATAGACAACTTGGGACAGATTGGAACTTCACTGGGGTACCCGACTGACAGCCTAAGCACTTTCATATCGCTTATGAGCATATGGAACTATCTCGGAAGAGTGGTTGCTGGTTTCGTATCCGAAATCTTCTTAACCAAATACAAATTTCCTCGGCCTCTAATGCTGGCGCTCGTCCAACTCTTGGCATGCGCTGGTCATCTGCTCATGGCCTTCAACGTCCACAATGCTCTCTACTTAGCATGGATGATCATCGGGTTTTGCTTTGGTGCCCAATGGCCATTACTTTTCGCCATCATTTCTGAAATTTTTGGGCTCAAATATTACTCCACGTTGTACAATTTTGGCTCTGTGGCTAGCCCAATTGGTTCTTATCTGCTGAACGTGAGGGTGGCCGGATATCTATATGATAAAGAAGCAGAAAGGCAAATGGCAGCCACGGGGAGCCATAGGAAGCGTGGTGAGGAGCTGACTTGCATCGGGGCAGAGTGCTTCAAATTGGCTTTCCTCATAATAGCAGGGGTTACATTTTTTGGTACCCTTGCGTCGTTCATTCTTGTGCTTAGGACTCGCAAGTTCTACCGGAGTGACATT
- the LOC100256418 gene encoding uncharacterized protein LOC100256418 isoform X2: MGTVASTGFNRADMRSLAFQILTGRWLMVFAAILVMFAAASATSMFGLYSSAIKAALGYDQTTLNLLGFFKDLGANVGVLSGLINEVTPPWVVLSMGAAMNLFGYLMIWLAVSGKMAKPRVWHMCLYICIGSNSQAFATTGALVTCVKNFPENRGAVLGILKGYQGALTGAIITQMYHAFYRNDATALILFVAWLPAAVSLGFLPAIRIMKVDQRRNELKVFYNFLYISLGLAGFLMIIIIVEKQMKFTQSEYGGSVAVVLFLLFLPLALVIKEEFDLWKTKKQALNEPSQLNIITERLNAEDKDASSPPPSPPPMSAAATSSRNQLPSPQKQNSCLSNVFRPPKRGEDYTILQALFSFDMFLLFLATICGVGGTLTAIDNLGQIGTSLGYPTDSLSTFISLMSIWNYLGRVVAGFVSEIFLTKYKFPRPLMLALVQLLACAGHLLMAFNVHNALYLAWMIIGFCFGAQWPLLFAIISEIFGLKYYSTLYNFGSVASPIGSYLLNVRVAGYLYDKEAERQMAATGSHRKRGEELTCIGAECFKLAFLIIAGVTFFGTLASFILVLRTRKFYRSDIYKKFRE, from the coding sequence GAACTGTGGCCAGTACTGGTTTTAATCGGGCTGACATGAGGAGTCTAGCCTTCCAAATCCTCACCGGCCGGTGGTTGATGGTGTTTGCAGCAATTCTTGTCATGTTTGCGGCTGCTTCAGCGACTTCCATGTTCGGCCTCTACTCAAGCGCAATCAAAGCCGCTCTGGGATATGATCAAACTACCCTCAATTTGCTCGGCTTTTTCAAGGACTTGGGAGCAAATGTTGGGGTTCTTTCTGGCCTCATCAATGAGGTCACACCACCATGGGTTGTGCTATCAATGGGTGCGGCTATGAATCTTTTCGGCTACTTAATGATATGGCTTGCAGTGTCGGGAAAAATGGCCAAACCCCGGGTCTGGCACATGTGTCTCTACATATGCATTGGCTCGAATTCTCAGGCTTTTGCCACCACTGGAGCACTTGTCACCTGCGTGAAGAACTTCCCTGAGAACCGAGGTGCGGTTTTGGGGATATTGAAGGGGTATCAGGGGGCACTAACTGGTGCAATTATCACACAGATGTACCATGCTTTCTATCGCAATGATGCAACGGCTCTCATTTTGTTTGTAGCTTGGCTTCCTGCAGCTGTATCTTTGGGGTTTCTTCCTGCTATTCGAATCATGAAGGTGGATCAGCGGAGAAATGAGCTCAAGGTCTTTTATAATTTCCTTTATATCTCTCTTGGCCTCGCAGGATTTCTCATGATTATAATTATAGTAGAGAAACAGATGAAGTTCACTCAGAGTGAATATGGTGGAAGCGTGGCTGTTGTCCTTTTCTTGCTCTTTCTTCCACTTGCTCTTGTTATAAAAGAAGAATTCGATCTTTGGAAGACGAAGAAACAAGCCCTGAATGAGCCTTCCCAGTTGAATATCATCACAGAGAGGTTGAATGCTGAGGATAAAGATGCTTCTTCACCTCCACCATCGCCACCACCTATGTCTGCAGCTGCAACAAGTTCACGCAACCAGTTACCCAGTCCACAGAAGCAAAATTCTTGTCTATCAAATGTTTTCCGACCACCCAAGAGAGGGGAGGACTACACCATACTTCAAGCCCTTTTCAGCTTCGACATGTTTCTTCTATTCTTAGCTACGATTTGTGGTGTTGGAGGGACTTTAACAGCAATAGACAACTTGGGACAGATTGGAACTTCACTGGGGTACCCGACTGACAGCCTAAGCACTTTCATATCGCTTATGAGCATATGGAACTATCTCGGAAGAGTGGTTGCTGGTTTCGTATCCGAAATCTTCTTAACCAAATACAAATTTCCTCGGCCTCTAATGCTGGCGCTCGTCCAACTCTTGGCATGCGCTGGTCATCTGCTCATGGCCTTCAACGTCCACAATGCTCTCTACTTAGCATGGATGATCATCGGGTTTTGCTTTGGTGCCCAATGGCCATTACTTTTCGCCATCATTTCTGAAATTTTTGGGCTCAAATATTACTCCACGTTGTACAATTTTGGCTCTGTGGCTAGCCCAATTGGTTCTTATCTGCTGAACGTGAGGGTGGCCGGATATCTATATGATAAAGAAGCAGAAAGGCAAATGGCAGCCACGGGGAGCCATAGGAAGCGTGGTGAGGAGCTGACTTGCATCGGGGCAGAGTGCTTCAAATTGGCTTTCCTCATAATAGCAGGGGTTACATTTTTTGGTACCCTTGCGTCGTTCATTCTTGTGCTTAGGACTCGCAAGTTCTACCGGAGTGACATT